The genomic stretch TACTTTCATAAACTTGATTTCCCAATTTATGACGTacctagtgtgacgtcatttctctgacgataCACTAGTTTAAGCAAGACTCTCTGGATTTCAGGgacaattttgacgtggtggtttcTAACAGTTATACTATTGTTTAAGCATCGGGCGAATCCATTACGTATTTCGGATAGTTTGTTTGTcttgcataattgttaacttcgatagtcTTATTTTTAGGAATAAAATTGCTCGCTCCTACAGGATGACGATTTCATAAATCGTGTTTGGGGTcgaataaaaatatgaaaagaaataaaaacgaatcgagaatgtgatactTTTCTTGGtagaaatagaaaaaaatctgcgCAAGGACTGGACACAATTCACATTGGAATACAAATGGCTTGTTTCTTGTTATTTGAATATGTATGCTTGTTTCAATATTAACATATATCTACGAACGATCCTTGGGATTTGTGTATCTTTCAGCCAATGCAGTAAAGTAACTCCCATATCTGAGCTGACCGATCCTCAGCCCAAAGATCTGCAGAAACTGTCAGCGAGGCTGGAGACTGTGCTCGAAGGAATCATATGCCTGCAAAGCAGTCATGAGGCCAGTATTAAATCATTACAAGAAACATGCAAGGAACATGGGGCATTCATGATGGAACAAATgcgtttcaaaataaataatactgTAGATGAATATGGTAATAGTTCTGTGGAATTCATGATAAAACAAATGCGTGGCAATATAAATGCTACGTCTgatgaaaatgagcaatatataAAAGATGAAATGCGTAGTTGTGTACTTTCTAtcttgaatgaatttgataatagtACTGTGAAGGAGCTGAAAGAAATtaaagatgaagttataagcataacAGATTCCATTACAAGTTCTATTGATAAATGCATCGTTCTTCAGAACGCGTTAACACAATTACTTGAAACCATTTATAAAATTGGGAATAATAAGGAGATCTtacttatagccagcataaaatgtgaGCCCAAAATACAGCACTCAATGAGTGTGCTGGGGAAGTCAGACCAGGTGTTCACTGTCCAGGGAATAGGGCGTGAGCACAATATGAGAATGCCAATGGATTCACGAGTACCCGCTATTGCAGCAATATGTGTTCTCCCAGATGGACAGGTGCTGTGTTTAGACTACCACAATAAAAAAGTCAAGCTGCTGGACCAGCAGTACCGGGTGGTGAGTCACTGTGGTGTGAATGCTTGTCTTGAGGACATGTGCCAGATCACACCCAGTAAGGTGGCTGTGATTGTGGATGATGGAGGTAACACACaagaggtccagtttatcacagtcatCCAGAGCCAGCTTGTTTTAGGGAGAAAGTTTAAGTTAGGACATCAATGTACAGGTATTGCCCACCACCAGGGAGACCTGTTCATTGCCTCTGGTACAACACTGTATAAGTACTCCCTGAGTGGGCGTATGTTCCGCGAACTCTATAGCGATGACACAGGTGGTGCTACAGGTAAGATTCATGGCAGATATATATCATAAGGAATATACATaacaaagtt from Dreissena polymorpha isolate Duluth1 chromosome 10, UMN_Dpol_1.0, whole genome shotgun sequence encodes the following:
- the LOC127847204 gene encoding uncharacterized protein LOC127847204; its protein translation is MATNSQSSVENGSDEVKDYICNACEDHNNVETSADFYCKQCDRFYCGNCLELHGKVFAKHTVFERFYLYEEWPVSKKLVEFMQTCDEHKDHKIDKFCNLHRQLCCPQCVSDYHMLCYHSQCSKVTPISELTDPQPKDLQKLSARLETVLEGIICLQSSHEASIKSLQETCKEHGAFMMEQMRFKINNTVDEYGNSSVEFMIKQMRGNINATSDENEQYIKDEMRSCVLSILNEFDNSTVKELKEIKDEVISITDSITSSIDKCIVLQNALTQLLETIYKIGNNKEILLIASIKCEPKIQHSMSVLGKSDQVFTVQGIGREHNMRMPMDSRVPAIAAICVLPDGQVLCLDYHNKKVKLLDQQYRVVSHCGVNACLEDMCQITPSKVAVIVDDGGNTQEVQFITVIQSQLVLGRKFKLGHQCTGIAHHQGDLFIASGTTLYKYSLSGRMFRELYSDDTGGATVYRCAVSPTGDKLYITSYYDDRLITLVRDGKDLDSELAYYPKYVREVEGPTDIHVTPAGQVLVCSYLSHTILQVDWTRSIDPALATLVTWKKGMVDPYSVCYNNTTSSIIVGMCNGNVMVFRVK